The Streptomyces sp. NBC_01298 genome contains the following window.
CGTACGCCCCGAGGTAGGGCTCGAGGTTCGTGACCGGCTTGCCGTCCTTGCTGACCGTGAGCTTGAGTTCGCCGGCCTTACCGGGGTCGAGGGTCCCACCAAGGGTGACCTGATAGCCCTCCACCTCCGCAGTCGTCGCGGCCGGGGGCACGGAGTTCGGCGCGTACGCCCCAGGCACCGCCAGGTCAGCGCCGAGGGTGACGCCCTTCGCGCCTTCCGCAGCGGGGGCGAAGTCGGCGAAGGCCTTATACGCCCCCGCCGCAGGAAGGTCGACCGGCGTCGACCACGTCCCGTCGTCCGCACGCACCGGGTGCAGATGGCGATAGACGGCGAGGTCGCGTGAGGCAACGATGAAGTGCAGCTCCTTGCCGTGCTCGGTCTTGTACGCGGTGACCTTGCGGCCTTCCGCATCCTTGATCGAAAACTTCAGCTCACCCTGACCCGCGGCGATCTGCGGGGTATCCAGGGCCAGCGTGTAGCCACCCTCCGACACCTGCAGGCCCCCGGCCGCCGGTCCTTGGGCGGCCTCCTCATGAGCTCCGTGCCCGGCGGCGCCCGCATCGGTCGGCGCCGGTGCCGCGTGGCCCGCATGTTCCGTTTTCGCCGGTGTACCTACGGGTCCTACGCCCGCCCCGACCCCGTAGGCGGCCCCGAAAGTCGCTGCGAGTGCGGCGGCAAAGACGGCGGTCTTCACTCCGGTGTTCATGGCTGCTCTCCCGTACGACGTAGTGCCGCGTCCAGCGGTTCCAGAAGCCCACCATACCCCTGGGGGGTACCAAGTCAAGCCGAGGAAACACTTGCGGGGAGATACCGCTGGGGGGTATATCTGAAGCCCAGTCCGGATACCCCCTGTGGGTATCTGAATCGATCAAGGAGAAGCCCATGTCTTCCTGCTGTACCCCTGAAGGCACCTGCAGCACGAACGCCGGCGAATCGACGACCGCCACAGCCGTCGTCGACAGCACCGCCACCGTCTACCGCGTGTCGGGCATGACCTGCGGCCACTGCAAGACCGCCATCACCAAGTCGGTCAGCGCGCTCGACGGGGTCCTCTCCGTCGACGTGGACGTGGACGGCGGCCTCGTCACCGTAACCACGGCCGGCGACCCCGACGACGCCGCGATCACCGTGGCGGTGGACGACGCCGGCTACGAGCTGACCAGTCGGGTCTGACACCCAGCCCGACCCCGACCAACCTGGCCGCCGGGGCCCCGTCCATCCACCGGGCCCCGGCCTCCACCCCGCGCTCGAACGAGGAGCAGCCCTCATGACCACCATCACTCCCGGCGCCGCCCAGGTCGAGCTCGCCATCGGCGGCATGACCTGCGCCTCTTGCGCGGCCCGCATCGAGAAGAAGCTCAACCGCATGGACGGCGTCGAGGCG
Protein-coding sequences here:
- a CDS encoding heavy-metal-associated domain-containing protein → MSSCCTPEGTCSTNAGESTTATAVVDSTATVYRVSGMTCGHCKTAITKSVSALDGVLSVDVDVDGGLVTVTTAGDPDDAAITVAVDDAGYELTSRV